The Bartonella krasnovii sequence ATTGATTGGAGAACAGGCTGTATAGCATTTATCATTTCTTTCTTTGAAGAAACTTTAAGAGATTTAATGAAAGGATTTGTTTTTTCTTATGCAGGAGTGACTTGCCATTTTAAAAGAGGTTTAATAAACTCTAACAGGCGATTCTTTAAAAAGGATCTGTTATTTTAATTCTAAGGAATTCTTATCATTTTTGCTAAATCATATGGGGCTTTTATGCGCATTACAGTGGATCGTAATCAATTTCTTAAGTCTCTTGGTCGTGTTCACCGTGTGGTAGAGCGCCGTAATACTGTTCCTATTTTGTCGAATGTTTTGATTGATGCAGAAGATAGTCATGTGCAGTTAAAAACAACAGATCTTGATTTAGAGGTTACAGAATCTTTTACAGTCAATGTTGAACAGGCAGGAGCAACAACTGTTCCGGCACATTTGCTTTATGATATCATTCGTAAACTTCCAGATGGCAATGAAGTTGTATTATCCGTTGATGAGAACCAAGCGAATACAATGTCTGTTGTTTCGGGTTGTGCACATTTTCAGCTTCAATGTCTTCCGAAAGCAGATTTTCCAGAGTCTCTTCCAGGGCAGTTTGGTTATCGCTTTTCTCTATCGGCATCAGGGTTGAAACATTTACTTGATTGTACACAATTTGCCATTTCGACTGAAGAAACTCGCTATTATCTTAATGGTATTTACTTTCATGTTATTCATGATGATGTTTTTAAACTGCGTTTGGTGGCAACCGATGGTCATCGTTTGGCGCAAGTTGAGATGGAAGCTCCTTCAGGAGTTGAGGGAATGCCCGGTGTTATTGTTCCTCGTAAAGCTGTAGGAGAGTTGCAAAAACTTCTTTCAGAAGAAAATTATGGTGAGGTATGTATAGAGCTTTCAGAAACAAAGATTCGTTTTTCTGTAGGCTCTGTGATTTTTACGTCAAAGTTAATTGATGGAACATTTCCAGATTATCAACGTGTTATTCCTCTTGGAAATGACAAAGAATTAGTTGTTAATAGGCAGGATTTTTCTTCTGCAGTTGATCGCGTTTCAACGATTTCAAGTGATCGGGGGCGTGCAGTTAAGTTAACGATTGAGCATGGACAGTTAAGGCTTGTTGTGAATAGTCCTGATTCAGGTAGTGCGGAAGATAAATTATCTGTAACTTACACATCTGCACCACTTGAGATAGGGTTTAATTCACGTTATCTTTTGGATATTGCTGGGCAGCTTTCAAGTGATGAAATGGTTTTTATGTTAGATGAAGCTGGAGCACCAGCTTTGATTCGTGATAATAATGATGCGGATGTGCTCTATGTGCTGATGCCTATTCGCGTTTAGGGAAAATCGTTTTGCAATGCATGGTAAGTCATGTGCACAAAGTGGCTGTGAAACAGCTAAAGCTCTTACGTTATCGCAATTATTCTTCTTTTAATATTCATTTTTCGGGCCAGCATGTGGTTTTCACGGGGCATAATGGTGCTGGTAAGACGAATCTTTTAGAGGCATTATCTTTTCTTTCGCCGGGTCGTGGTTTGCGACGGGCTGCATATTCTGATGTTAGCTTTATAGATGGAGGAGGTGAAGGATTTGTTGTCTTTGCATGTCTTGAATGTGCTCTTTATGGTGAAGTAAAGATTGGTACAGCTTTAGAGGTTAGCGATAACAGTCGAAAGGTCCATATTAATGGTGTGAATGAGCCAAGTGATTGCTTAACAGATTACTGTCATATTAGTATCTTAACACCCTCTATGGATGGTCTTTTTACAGGCCCTTCGCTTGAGCGCCGTCGTTTTTTGGATCGTATGGTTTTAGCGATTGATCCTTTGCATAGTCGCCGCATAGCCGATTATGATAGGGCGATGCGCGCACGTAATCGTTTGTTTTTAGAGGGCAATGAAGATTATGTTTGGTTTGATGCTTTAGAAAAGCAGATGGCAGAATTGGCGACAGCTATTTCTGCGGCGCGTATTGATATTATTCGGCTTTTAAATGACATGTTTACACAAATGCCATCACAGATACCTTTTCCACGGGCTTTATTGCAAGTTGATGGTTTTTTGGAAACAGCTTTAAAGAAACTATCAGCCACTGAAGTTGAAGAGCAATTTTGTGATCGGTTGCAGCGTAATCGCGCAATGGATCGTGCTGCTGGGCGTACATTAGAGGGGCCACATCGCACAGATTTACAAGTTTTTCATGCGGATAAAAATAGAGCAGCAACATCTTGTTCAACAGGTGAACAAAAAGCGCTGTTGACAGGTTTGGTTTTGTGTCATGCACGTTTAACAGGTATGATATCGGAAAGGGCTCCCATTCTTCTTCTTGATGAAATGGCTGCTCATCTTGATTCACATCGACGTGCAGCTTTATTTGATATTCTTGATGATTTAGCGGTGCAAACATTTATGACAGGAACAGATCGCCTTTTATTTGATGACTTAAAGGGACGCGCAGAATTTTTTGAGATTAAGGATGGCGCTTTATTGCTGTAAAAAACATGCTAAATACTTTTTAAATAAGTGATGGTCGAGAAGAAAAGGGTTGCCATGTCTGTTATGATAACGATTTTAAATGGTCCTAATTTAAATTTTCTAGGTCAACGTGAGCCAGAAATTTATGGAACTGAAACTCTAGAAGATATTGAAAAAAATTGCAAAGAATGGGCAAAAAGAGCTAATGTTATCATAAAATTTTATCAAAGTAACTATGAGGGTCAGCTAGTAGAATGGATACAAGAAGCAATAGGACTAAGTTCTGGATTGATCATCAACCCAGCGGCTTATAGTCATACATCCGTTGCTATTCTTGATGCTCTAAAAATGTTTTCAGGGCCAAAAGTAGAAGTTCATTTATCCCATATTTATCAACGCGAATCTTTTCGTCATCATTCTTATACATCTTCAGGTGTAGACGCTATTATAAGTGGGTTTGGAAGTGATGGATATCGTTTCGCGCTTGAGTATATTGCAAAACAATTAATAAGTTGTAAAGGTAAAGAATTAAGAGTTGAATAAGAGTGATATAGACATTGAATTCACTTGATAATTATTTTCAAATCTGTACAATATGAGGTGTTATATTTATGGCAATTTTTAGTGCATATGACGGGGGTAAATGAAGATGAAAAGCTTTGTTCGACAATTAGGGATGCTTGTGGTTTTAGGGGGAGCACTGCTTTTCTCTGGTTGTAAAATGGATGTCCTTCAGCCATCAGGTTATGTAGCACATCAACAGCTCATTTTGATTGTTGTTTGTGTGCTTGTTATGCTTTGCGTTGTTATTCCAGTTATGGTGAGTGTAGTATTTTTAGCGATAAAATATCGTGCATCGAATACGAAAGCGAATTATTCTCCTGATTGGGCGCATTCAAATAAAATTGAAGCTTTAATGTGGGGTATTCCAATTATAATCGTAATGGTTTTAGGTTCATTAACGGCTTATTATACCTATAAGCTTGAGCCTGCAAAGCCTCTTCCAGTAGAGGTTGTAGGTGAAGGGGAGCCATTGCAGATTGATGCTATAGCTCTTGATTGGAAATGGGTTTTTATTTACCCTCAATATGGTGTTGCATCAGTTAATGAAATTTACGCGCCTGAAGGACGTCAAGTTTTATTGCAATTGACGTCAGAAAATTCTGTCAATGCCTTTTGGGTTCCTAAATTGGGTACAGTTCTTTACGCTATGCCGCAGATGAATGCTAAGTTGTATTTGATCGCTGAAGAACAAGGCGTATTCAAGGGGAGCTCAGCAAATTACAGTGGTGATGGTTTTTCAGGGATGCGGTTTAAGTGGCATTCTGTATCTTCGCAGGATTTTGAAGATTGGATTGTAAAAGCTCGGGCTAATGGTCGAGTACTTGATCGTAAATCTTATCGTCAACTTTCTATTGCGCCTCGTATGGGTGATATTGCTGCGAAGGAAAAAGATGCTGAAGTTCGTTATTTTGCACCTGTTGAGCGGCGGCTTTACTATCGTATTGTTAATCGGTGTGTCGATGAAAATACAGTATGTAATGAAGATTTAATGAAACGTGCAGCTGCTCAGACACTATGGGGTGCATTGTGTTCAGTATTTGATCCTGATGTTATTTAAAGGGTCAGTAGAGAAAGAACCCTTTTAATATAAGGTTTCTTTAAAACTTGAATTTCATTTGAAATGGGTTGAGAAATGTTTGGAAGACTTACAGATCCTACGGCAGGTGCTTTTCATGCACTTGCACATGAACCAATCGTTTTGTATACATGTATCGCGATTGTTGTGATTGGTTTAGTTGCTGTTGTTGCTTTAACAGCGCTTGGGTGGTGGGGGATTTTATGGCGAAATTGGATTACAACTGTTGATCATAAACGCATTGGTATTATGTATATAATTCTTGGAATTATTATGCTTGTTCGCGGTTTTGCGGACGCACTTATGATGCGAACGCATCAAGCTTTAGCTCTTGGGAGTGAAACAGCGGGTTATTTGCCCCCTGAGCATTTTGATCAAATTTTTTCGGCGCATGGCACGATCATGATTTTTTTCATGGCTACGCCCATTTTATTTGGTCTTTTCAATTACCTTATACCGCTTCAAATTGGTGCGCGTGATGTTGCTTTTCCCTTTGCAAATAATCTAGGTTTTTGGATTACAGCTGCAGGGGCAATCTTGATTAATATATCACTAGGTGTTGGTAATTTTGGTCGTGGTGGATGGCTCATGTATCCACCTTTTACAGAATTGCAAACGAGTCCAGATACAGGAGTAGACTATTATTTATGGTCACTTCAGCTTTCTGGTATCGCGACAACAATGGGGGCAGTCAATTTTGTTGCGACTCTGATTAAGATGCGTGCTCCTGGCATGACAATGATGAGAATGCCTGTTTTTTGTTGGAGCGCTTTTGTCAGTAATGTTCTTATTTTAGTTATTTATCCTGTCTTAACTGTAGCCTTTGCACTTTTGGCATGTGATCGTTATTTGAACATGAATTTCTTTACCAATGTTGGTGGTGGAAATCCAATGGTGTGGATTAACTATGTTTGGGTTTTTGGTCACCCTGAGGTTTATGTTTTGGTTGTTCCTGCTTTTGGAATTGTTTCTGAGGTTGTATCAACTTTTTCTTCAAAACGCCTCTTTGGTTACACTTCCATGATATGGGCCATGTTAGTTATTTTGATCCTTTCGCTTCTCGTTTGGGGGCATCATTTCTTTACAATGGGTGGCGGTGAAGCTGTAAATACCTTCTTTGGTATTGCTACGATGATTATTGCCGTTCCAACAGGTGTAAAAGTTTTCAATTGGTTGCTCACGATGTATAAAGGAAGGATACGCTTTGAACCTCCAATGCTTTGGTGCATGGGCATGATCTTTACCTTCGTTGGTGGTGGATTAACCGGTGTTTTATTATCGATTGTCCCTGCTGATTGGCAGTTTCATAACTCGCTCTTTTTAGTAGCACATTTCCATCATACAATTATTGGAGGTGTGGTTTTTGCTTATTTAGCTGGACTTGCTTTTTGGTTTCCAAAAGTTTTTGGTTATAAACCAAATCGCATGCTAGGGATTGCATCTTTCTGGTGTTGGTTTATTGGTTTTTATCTTGCCTTTTTTCCTGTTTATGCCCTTGGGCTAATGGGAGCGACGCGCCGTCTTCAGCATTACATGGAACCTAGTTGGCAACCGATGTTTATTATCGCTGCTCTAGGTGCTTTTATTATTTTACTTGGTATTCTTTGTTTTGTGTTACAGGTTGTTTTGGCAATTTGGTACGGTATTAAGCATAAAGGTCACTTACCGGTAACGTTAAATGATTCTTGGGGTGATGCACGTACACTTGAATGGTTTACCTCTTCACCGCCTCCTTCTTATAATTTTGCTCTCCTTCCGAAGATACAGTCTGATGATGCTTATTGGAGTATGAAGAAAAGTGGTTATCAACGCCCGACAAGTGGATTTACAAAAATTCATATGCCATCGAATACATCGGCTGGAATTATTGCTGGCTTCTTCTCATTAGTTGTTGGTTTTGCACTTGTTTGGCATATTTGGTGGCTTGTTGCGATTGGACTGGTTGGTTTTATTGCAACGCTTGTGTGTCATTCATTAACAGGTGATCACCATGGTTATTATATTCCAGCTGAAGAAGTACAAAAAACTGAAGATGCCTTTACAGCTGTTCTTAAAGAACAAGGAGTGACAGTATGAGTGCAGTAACAATGAATAATGTGAGTACTGTGGATAAACTTCACCACGATAGTAGCTCAGTCATGACGTTTGGTTTTTGGGTTTATATTCTTTCAGACTTAATTCTGTTTTCAACGCTTTTTTCAAGTTTTGCTGTCTTTTCTGCTTCTTATGGGGGCGGTAAAGCGGGCAATGAATTTATTGATTTAAAGTTTGTTTTGGTTGAGACTGCTTTTTTATTATTTTCATCCGTCACTTATGGCTTTGCAATGGTCCAAGCACATAAAAACAACATCAGTGGTGTGCGTTTATGGATGGCAATAACCTTTATATTGGGGTGTTGTTTCATTGGTATGGAACTTTACGAATTCCATGAACTTTTGAGTGAGGTATTTTATTACGATCCAAATGCTTATGCAGGTATTGATCCTTCAACAGGTCTACAGCTTTTTGGACGGGAAGTTCTCTCTGCTTATTGGTCAGCATTCTTTGCTTTGGTTGGCACTCATGGACTTCACGTAAGTGTTGGTCTTCTGTGGATGGTTGTGATGTTTTTTCATCTTCGTCGTAATGGCTTGGATCAGAATAATAAAACACGTTTAGCATGCCTTTCGATTTTTTGGCATTTACTTGATATTGTATGGGTTGGTGTTTTCACCATGGTTTATCTATTAGGAGCGTTATGATGAGCATGCAAAATGAAACACATGGTCCCAGTACTGGTTCCTATTTGGTTGGTTTTATTCTGGCTGTATTCTTCACCTTGGGTTCTTTTATTCCTGTGATGTATGGAATGATGGCAAGTTGGGCAATTAGTACAAAGGTTGCATATCTTATAGGGATGGGAATTATTCAGATTATAGTACAAATTGTTTTCTTTTTACACTTGAACTCTGGTCCAGATGCCAAATGGAATTTAAGCGCTTTATGGTTCGCTGCTATTTGCGTTTTTGTTATTATTGGAGGTACGTGGTGGGCTATTTCCCATTTGAATTATAATATGATGGGTGGCTCAGGACGTGTTATTGAACCAGAAATATCAAGAATGGATGATTCTTCAGTATCTGAGAAGTTATCAAACCAAAATATATCTATAAGGCAGCAGCCAGAAAAGATACGAGACTCAGAAATGTCCATGGAACAAACTCCAAGTATGCACTCTCCTGTAGAATAAATAGCTATGAGAAATACCTTTAGTAGAGCTGATGCGGTATGTATCAGCTCTACAGGGTTTGTAGCAAAGGTTCGTAGGATATAGAAGAAGGAGCTAAGTGTAAGATAAAGCGATGAAAAAGTGATATTTTATTTTACAGGGGTTATATTAAAGAGAGCATTGAAGTTATTTTTAATAATTAATGTGTGATTGAAATGGGCAATTTAAAAAATAATCAGAAGAGTTAATGAAAACCATTGCAATGACAGTTATCGGGGCTGGTTCTTTTGGTAGTGCATTAGCGATTGCTCTTGCTCGTAATGGTCATAATGTTTTACTTTGGGGACATAATTCTCAACACATCAAAAGATTACAAGAACAACGCTGTAATCAAGTATATTTACCTGACATTCAATTTCCTGAAAACTTATTCCTTGAAGCTTCACTTAAAACTGCGATAACAGCAAGTGATAATATATTAATCGCTGTTCCAAGCCATGTATTTCATCAAGTTTTGTATAATATTCAGCCTTATTTGGATCAATATTCACGCGTTATTTGGGCAACGAAAGGTTTAGAACATGGTACTGGGCGTCTCTTACAAGAAGTCGCTCGTGAGATCTTAGGTGAAAAAGTCCCTTTAGCTGTTTTTTCTGGACCAACTTTTGCTAAAGAACTCGCTATCGGTTGGCCTACAGCAATGACGATAGCAGCTTCTGATGTTGGGTTTGGTAAAGAATTGCAGCAACTTTTTCATTGTGACAAAAGTTTTAGAGTTTATAAAAGCTCAGATATGATTGGTGTTCAATTAGGGGGAGCTGTCAAAAATGTTATTGCTATTGGTGCAGGAATATCAGATGGCATGGGATTTGGGGCAAATGCACGAATAGCTCTCATCACACGAGGACTCGCTGAAATCAGTCGTTTAGGGGGTGCTATGGGTGCTGAGCTTTCCACATTTATGGGAATGACCGGCTTAGGTGATCTGGTTTTGACATGTACTGATAATCAGTCGCGTAATCGCCGTTTTGGAATATTTCTTGGTAAAGGAATGGATATAAAAGAAGCAGAAAAACAGATTGGTCAGGTTGTGGAAGGGTACTTAAATACCAAGGAAGTACATATGTTAGCGCAACGCATTGGGGTGGAAATGCCTATCGTAGAACAAATTTATCAAATTCTCTATTGTGGTAAAGACATAACAGAAGCGGCTAATACATTACTAAGTCGCACTCTCAAGGATGAAATATAATATTATTCTGCGTTTTTAAATAATTCTAATCATAAAAAAATAGCAACATCCTATGATAGAAATATAAAAGTTTTGGCTATTGTTAAGTATCTCTTTGAAAATAATTTATCATTTCCACTTACATATGTTTACCTAATGTAATGAAAGAGATATTTTAATTTTCTCTTAAACGCTTCTCATAATGATATTTGCAAACAGAATAATAGAAGATTCATTAGAGAGTAGTTTCTTAATTTATATAAGTTAAAAATATCATTATTATTATCAAATTTCCAATATTATTTGCTGTGTAATAGCTTTTGTATGCTAGATGGGGGAGGGGTATCTCTGTTTGTGTAATTTCTGAAAAAAGAAGACAGCCTCATTTAGGAAGGATATGAAGTTTTATAAAAGTCCAGTTCACATCTTTACCATCATTTTTTATTCAGTTTTACGACTTGCAAAGGCATTTAAAAGTATCTTTTAAATAATGGAGATTATTTTATGCTTTCATTAAAGAACGAGAAAAATAATGGAATGAGGTAAAGTATAATCTTTATTATTAAAAAATATTGCGGTAGATACTTTAAAAAAACGTAAGATCTCAATTAAAGAATGATAGCAAAACCGGAAGATGGTTCCTACTTTTATGCCTTTATATTTTTCTCCTATCTAGGATACGGAAACTGCAACAGCAAAAATAGCAATAAATCGTCTTAATATTTATCCTAAATATGTTGCTAATTTGGGGTTGGATCTTGATTTACAAGAAGTAGAAAAAGCATGGGCTTTGTTAGGAAAAAAACTCCATAAAACACAAAACTTTCCAGCAAAATAGATTGGAGAGATAAACCAACTTTTTATAAAACACTTTGCAAA is a genomic window containing:
- the dnaN gene encoding DNA polymerase III subunit beta, whose translation is MRITVDRNQFLKSLGRVHRVVERRNTVPILSNVLIDAEDSHVQLKTTDLDLEVTESFTVNVEQAGATTVPAHLLYDIIRKLPDGNEVVLSVDENQANTMSVVSGCAHFQLQCLPKADFPESLPGQFGYRFSLSASGLKHLLDCTQFAISTEETRYYLNGIYFHVIHDDVFKLRLVATDGHRLAQVEMEAPSGVEGMPGVIVPRKAVGELQKLLSEENYGEVCIELSETKIRFSVGSVIFTSKLIDGTFPDYQRVIPLGNDKELVVNRQDFSSAVDRVSTISSDRGRAVKLTIEHGQLRLVVNSPDSGSAEDKLSVTYTSAPLEIGFNSRYLLDIAGQLSSDEMVFMLDEAGAPALIRDNNDADVLYVLMPIRV
- the recF gene encoding DNA replication/repair protein RecF (All proteins in this family for which functions are known are DNA-binding proteins that assist the filamentation of RecA onto DNA for the initiation of recombination or recombinational repair.), which codes for MVSHVHKVAVKQLKLLRYRNYSSFNIHFSGQHVVFTGHNGAGKTNLLEALSFLSPGRGLRRAAYSDVSFIDGGGEGFVVFACLECALYGEVKIGTALEVSDNSRKVHINGVNEPSDCLTDYCHISILTPSMDGLFTGPSLERRRFLDRMVLAIDPLHSRRIADYDRAMRARNRLFLEGNEDYVWFDALEKQMAELATAISAARIDIIRLLNDMFTQMPSQIPFPRALLQVDGFLETALKKLSATEVEEQFCDRLQRNRAMDRAAGRTLEGPHRTDLQVFHADKNRAATSCSTGEQKALLTGLVLCHARLTGMISERAPILLLDEMAAHLDSHRRAALFDILDDLAVQTFMTGTDRLLFDDLKGRAEFFEIKDGALLL
- the aroQ gene encoding type II 3-dehydroquinate dehydratase translates to MSVMITILNGPNLNFLGQREPEIYGTETLEDIEKNCKEWAKRANVIIKFYQSNYEGQLVEWIQEAIGLSSGLIINPAAYSHTSVAILDALKMFSGPKVEVHLSHIYQRESFRHHSYTSSGVDAIISGFGSDGYRFALEYIAKQLISCKGKELRVE
- the cyoA gene encoding ubiquinol oxidase subunit II, which translates into the protein MKSFVRQLGMLVVLGGALLFSGCKMDVLQPSGYVAHQQLILIVVCVLVMLCVVIPVMVSVVFLAIKYRASNTKANYSPDWAHSNKIEALMWGIPIIIVMVLGSLTAYYTYKLEPAKPLPVEVVGEGEPLQIDAIALDWKWVFIYPQYGVASVNEIYAPEGRQVLLQLTSENSVNAFWVPKLGTVLYAMPQMNAKLYLIAEEQGVFKGSSANYSGDGFSGMRFKWHSVSSQDFEDWIVKARANGRVLDRKSYRQLSIAPRMGDIAAKEKDAEVRYFAPVERRLYYRIVNRCVDENTVCNEDLMKRAAAQTLWGALCSVFDPDVI
- the cyoB gene encoding cytochrome o ubiquinol oxidase subunit I, translated to MFGRLTDPTAGAFHALAHEPIVLYTCIAIVVIGLVAVVALTALGWWGILWRNWITTVDHKRIGIMYIILGIIMLVRGFADALMMRTHQALALGSETAGYLPPEHFDQIFSAHGTIMIFFMATPILFGLFNYLIPLQIGARDVAFPFANNLGFWITAAGAILINISLGVGNFGRGGWLMYPPFTELQTSPDTGVDYYLWSLQLSGIATTMGAVNFVATLIKMRAPGMTMMRMPVFCWSAFVSNVLILVIYPVLTVAFALLACDRYLNMNFFTNVGGGNPMVWINYVWVFGHPEVYVLVVPAFGIVSEVVSTFSSKRLFGYTSMIWAMLVILILSLLVWGHHFFTMGGGEAVNTFFGIATMIIAVPTGVKVFNWLLTMYKGRIRFEPPMLWCMGMIFTFVGGGLTGVLLSIVPADWQFHNSLFLVAHFHHTIIGGVVFAYLAGLAFWFPKVFGYKPNRMLGIASFWCWFIGFYLAFFPVYALGLMGATRRLQHYMEPSWQPMFIIAALGAFIILLGILCFVLQVVLAIWYGIKHKGHLPVTLNDSWGDARTLEWFTSSPPPSYNFALLPKIQSDDAYWSMKKSGYQRPTSGFTKIHMPSNTSAGIIAGFFSLVVGFALVWHIWWLVAIGLVGFIATLVCHSLTGDHHGYYIPAEEVQKTEDAFTAVLKEQGVTV
- a CDS encoding cytochrome (ubi)quinol oxidase subunit III, translating into MSAVTMNNVSTVDKLHHDSSSVMTFGFWVYILSDLILFSTLFSSFAVFSASYGGGKAGNEFIDLKFVLVETAFLLFSSVTYGFAMVQAHKNNISGVRLWMAITFILGCCFIGMELYEFHELLSEVFYYDPNAYAGIDPSTGLQLFGREVLSAYWSAFFALVGTHGLHVSVGLLWMVVMFFHLRRNGLDQNNKTRLACLSIFWHLLDIVWVGVFTMVYLLGAL
- the cyoD gene encoding cytochrome o ubiquinol oxidase subunit IV is translated as MQNETHGPSTGSYLVGFILAVFFTLGSFIPVMYGMMASWAISTKVAYLIGMGIIQIIVQIVFFLHLNSGPDAKWNLSALWFAAICVFVIIGGTWWAISHLNYNMMGGSGRVIEPEISRMDDSSVSEKLSNQNISIRQQPEKIRDSEMSMEQTPSMHSPVE
- the gpsA gene encoding NAD(P)H-dependent glycerol-3-phosphate dehydrogenase, giving the protein MKTIAMTVIGAGSFGSALAIALARNGHNVLLWGHNSQHIKRLQEQRCNQVYLPDIQFPENLFLEASLKTAITASDNILIAVPSHVFHQVLYNIQPYLDQYSRVIWATKGLEHGTGRLLQEVAREILGEKVPLAVFSGPTFAKELAIGWPTAMTIAASDVGFGKELQQLFHCDKSFRVYKSSDMIGVQLGGAVKNVIAIGAGISDGMGFGANARIALITRGLAEISRLGGAMGAELSTFMGMTGLGDLVLTCTDNQSRNRRFGIFLGKGMDIKEAEKQIGQVVEGYLNTKEVHMLAQRIGVEMPIVEQIYQILYCGKDITEAANTLLSRTLKDEI